atcaataaaaaagcattgaaaacttcacattaaatcagtcaaaagtaagtgaatatatgatttgaaaatcaaagaaaaaccattCATTTCTCAGTGATAAATTTATGCTAAGTCAGTAATAATCATGTCCGAATTTTGATGGCGAaaatcattggaaaattaatcaagctaaTATCCTTCAATTATCAGTGATTAATCAAAGGGGCGTTTTCATACGGGCCATTACTtcccaaaattgaaaaatccaaTCATACACGTCTTCAGCATTGTTGACTTCCATCTGGCCCATATTGCGAACCATAAAGCCCCAGAAGTTTTCGATAGGATTTAAATCTGGGCTGTACGCCGGCCACCAAAGAGTCTTGATGCGATGCTCCTCTAGAGCCTCTCCTCTTAGCCAGTCTTGAACTATCCTTGCTTTGTGACTGggacaactaaaaaaaaaattattttgtattaGTTTTATCATTATTTGTTCCTTTTTAACCCTTTCCTTATTACCCATCATGCTGGAAAAAGCGGAATTCATTAACATCGTCGGCTACGGCTGGAAGCGGAAATTTTTGGACGGCGAACGGccgcatttttgtttttagtattTCAAGATATTGCCTACTTTCCAGTTTACCTTCAATCCTATGTAGCACTCCTGGGCCGTCGTACGTTACACAGCCCCATACATTCACCGATTTTCTGGTTGACCAGAGGTTGCGCGCAAGATTCGCGGAATCATTCCGAGTTCCATCCATCCTTCTGACGTATTGCGGGGGGCGGCCGGAAGACACGAACGTTTTTTCGTCGGACCAAATTACTTTACGCCAAAAATCCAAGTTATAATGAATGTGTTCTCTTGCAAATTTTATGCGATTTGCTCGATGCGTttccttcaaaaaatttttgacacTTGGAGTTCTCGCATGAAGGCCGGCCTCTAATAAGCGGCTTCTCACGGTACGGTTGGAGATATTAAATGCTTCCGCCGTCTCTCTTATCTCTTCCGACGTGTCAAAGGGACTTATGATagctaataaaaagaaaaattcaaatcgagcgaacaaacaaaataaaaaaatgtggcTCCGTTACCAGCCGCAACAATCCTCTGGTCACAGGCTTCGTCAGTTTCACGTGGTCTTCCACTACGATTCCTCACTTTAAAGCCAGCATTTCCCTCATTTCTAAATCTAGTAATCCACTTGTAAACGGTTGCTTTTGTCCGACGAAGAATTTGAGAAATTTCGCGAACGGTGTGGCCACTTAAATGATATCCGATTATCATTCCTTTCTCAGCTTCACTCAAGCGCGGGGTCTGAATGCCGTTATTATTCATGTCGATACTTCCCAGTTTAGACTGATGAATGGTGACCTGATTAccatttaagttaaaaaaggtTGCTTAACCATTTTCTGCATTGCGGTAAAATAGTAATGGATGCTAACAGGAAGGGATAAGTAAAAATGGGTAGAGGGGTTTgggtaataaaagaaaaatttgaacaaataaCACCCCCTTTTCTTTGCGATAGGCTAAAACTATCcgccaatacagagtaaaaaggcggGTTTTGGAGCACAAGGTatacaaactttcagccacgaCTGTATATACAGCACACGATCTAtctgtaataatttttttaaatgatgaatAATTGCAAACCGATGCAGACCGTTACGCGTGAACACTGAACCGCAAAAACACCTATAATTATGCACAATACCGGAAACAGATTTTTTCCATCTGTTTCTTctgtgaaatgaaaaaaaaaccgtaaaaaacacaatttaaaaaaacggtaGCTATAGCTTAATGTTTTTCGTGGTTACCAGCGATGATAAAACGGATCTTCCTCAAAATATGGCGTACGCTATTAAATATTGcgtatctttaaaaaattatttaaatagtCCTAGTCGTTTGgggattaaaaattaaaactgttTTTGGGCCTTAAAGTGTCGTCTTATTTCgtgactttagattttttttcttcggtcgACTTCCCTAGCTaacgaaaaattttgaacaaatatttttcggaaaagaattttttctcttttccgaaatttttttttaatgattttttttaactgtctTAAATATTAGTTGAAAACGTAAACTTAAcaaagaaacattttcttgaggCAATTTTCCGTGCTTTATAGATAGGGAGGGGGCAAAGAAATTTtcggaaaattttaaaaaaccaaattaaacaaaaaaaaaaaaaaaaacgcgccAACTATTCCAAGCCCCTACTATGGATAGTGTGCATTTCTCAGAGATTAGAATTTTCTTACGTCTAGCAGATGTTAAAGGGCGGAGCTTGAACAAAATACTACGCCCACACTTGTTTTGCAGAACGGAAGTtttgttttagatttttatgCTGTAGGTTATTCTGCTTGTCAGATCGATCACGAAACCACACTTACAGCATACAGCAGTAGTCTGTTTCCAGAAGAATATTCTTTCACTCTGTTCAAATTTGTTTGCTTCGGCGGTTTTGATTCTAAAAGTATACCCGCTTTTTGTTAAACCCTCATCTAGGCCTGTATACTTGGCAATAATCTTTAAGTGCTGTTGGGCTGATTGTGATTCCTGGTGAGTCAAGTGTTTGACTATAAATATGGTGACAAAAGTAATACCATTTATTcgcgaattttcttttcctaccATCGTGTTTACGAAACTGCGCCAGAGCCTTTTCTATTCCCTAGCAATCTTCATAACTGTcttaatcattttcttttactcaATTTCACATAACCCATCATCATCCATCATTCATCATTATAATCCTCTAATTCAAAGTATTCTCGCATTCAACTTGACTAATAAATTCGACAATTACTTACCCACCAgtcttattttcaaaaacgATAACAGCAGTAACAACTTAGCCAACCCTAGTGAAATTGCTGGAAACGATGTGAAGCGCATCTTATTTTGGACCCCTTTTTTTGGAGTGAAAGATTATGGGTTTGGTATCGGTCGGGATGCCTTCACCAAAGCCAAATGTCCTGTCAATAATTGTATGACGACCACCGATCGAAATTTAGTCAATCATAGTGATGCAATCATCTTCCACCCATTCGACGTCAATGTCAAAGATTTGCCGATGCACAGAACAGCTCACCAGCGCTACATTCTATTCTTTTACGAAGCCTACGTCAGTCACAGAAATTTCCCCGTCTTTCAAAATCCCGCCACCAATTTGGAATTCTTTAATTGGACGATGACGTACCGTCGGGATTCAGATATTTATGGTTCCAGTTACGGCAGTATCACGCGGAGGAATCAATCGGCTCAGTTGAACACATTGCCTCCGCTATTGTTGCCGGAAGAATCTCCGCCGGATCCTTCTACCTTTTGGCAATTCAGCGGACTCAATCAATCGCGACAGCATCCGGCAGTTGCCAACCGGACGAAATCGGTGGCCTGGTTCGTCACCAACTGCAACACTCCAAGTAAACGTGAAATCTTCTTCCGCCAAGTGGCCAAGTACATCCCGATCGACATTTTCGGCGGATGCGGACCGCTGAAATGCCTCCGTGGGGGCAGCGAGAATTGCGACCAATTATTAGATGATTACAAGTTTTACATTTCGGCGGAGAATTCCATCTGCCCCGATTACATCACCGAGAAATTCTACCGGGCCCTCGAGATGGGCGTCGTTCCCGTCGTTTACGGAGGTGCTGATTACTCGGCCTACGCCCCGCCCCATTCCTACATCAACGCGGCCGATTTCGAGTCTCCCCAAGCGCTGGCCGATTACCTCCTCCTGATCGAGCGCAATCCTCGACTCTATTCGGAATACCTGGACTGGAACAAGGACTGGGaaataaacaaacagaaacaatCAGAAGGTTGGTGCCTCCTTTGCCAGAAACTCAACGCAGCACAATCAAAAGAGCAACAGCAGCCAAATAATAATTCATCAAAAGTGTACCGAGACATGGCCAAATGGTATTACGAAACCGTTTCCTGCATACCAGGATCAACTATCCTAAATAAATATGGCATATCTTAACATGGGCAGCATGCGGGGACtcaattattataattataaatATGGATTCAATTGCAATATAGCTCTAATATAATACTGCCTTTGACAACCCGATTGTTCCTGACTAACATGCATATTATAACTTATAGAAGCACTGTCAAACGCATGATTTTCTCTGTGTGGTTTCATgttatttctaaaaataaaatcttctaCGTTGGATTCCTTATTGTTATACTTATAAATACACTGTAATCAACACATACAGTTTATTTGTGATTTTCATTGATAATTATATACAGAAAGATCaagtttgaataaaaatacttCTAAAGTCTATAGCTATAATTGTTCTAACTTAATGGGGCAACTAAATGGTTTCTACTCGTAGTATACTGCTGCGCTTGGCGCGTTTGGTTCGAGATCATGTGAAAAAAAACCGGAAGTCTTTTACTGTTACGTTATTATGTGAAATAAACAGGGAAATAAATAACGTTGTTGATGGTAGCTGTCTGCTGTGCACGTAGACATGTCTTATTATATATCCTTAGGTTTGAGTATATGGTAATTTTGTTTCGACACTAATTTCAGTTCCGGCTTGTCCGCTTGTGGTCACTTCTTGCTTGCTAAAAACAACAGGTGCCTAGTCAAAATCAGCAGTTATCCTACAACTGTATTTTCTATGCTCGAAAATTCTGAAGATCCAATTTTAAACTTAGACTTCCTTCTAAATATAATGCTGCCTTTTTCCTTTACCCATGGGCGGCCGTATATACAATATGTTTACCTTGTCGCATGCCACTATTTTcaatgtcaaacaaataacatATTGCTGTGCGATATCAAAATTCAGCTTTCACTTTTTTGAGATCGGCAGCAGTTCCGCAGCACCAACGTTTCCCATGGACTAGTATTATAATGTCCAGCAGCTGTCGTAGAGTATATACGTATGCAGGAACAGTCTAATAACGTTTTGATTTAGCTGGATTATGAAGGTGTAAAAacatgaatgaataaatttccCGACTGCTGCGGTTTTGAATCGAGTCTTATAAAGCATGTTTTATTTAGAATACACCATTATACATGCATGCAacattacaattttttcaaaagcggAAATTTAAACACACAAAATCAGTTAATGTAAATGCTCCGGTCAAGTTGTTGCGGTCGGCAATTTTCTGGAGATAATAGGAATTGCACTGCTGCATGGCCAGTGGGTTATGATGCGAATTTATTATTGGactccaaaaaatgattattgTGTCAAATCAAAAGTACCTAAATTGTAACGCAATTGCAGTTAGACATACAAAATGTGTATTATGAATAccatttaattatttcaacaaTCTCTATATTACGTGTGCTCGCCACTAAGCGTGCGGACCAACTGtttatatttcttatttgtcaCCAGCCAAAGTAGTCTTTTAGACGCTGGCCTGCAAGTGAAAGGGTTTGAAGCGACTGGGGGCGGAGACAAAAGTACAAACGACgtgagggtaaatttttttacgtgttTTCAATTGCTGCAGGCATCAGTGTAAGCTATTATGTCCCTTTGCTTAATAACAAAGTATTTTACAATTTGCCGACTTTTCTTCCTAATAACGTTGCAGAATTGGTAATCTTTTTACTCAGATATTCCGCAGACAATAAAAGTTTACTATCAAGCGGCCCTATAAATATAGGGCCGCTTgattaaatgataaaaaaaaaattagatgaCAATGGGTTTTTCTCTTATAGATTTTATTAAAGCGAATCAATTTCCAACAACTCAAGTACCCCTTGGTATTCTCGTAATCTCCGATATCCTTAATATAGCCTAGTTGGAATGATTATTACCAAAACGGCAAGTATTGTGTAACAATGTGACTAAGAATTTTTAGACTTGGGGCGCGCACCAAAATCACCTCAGGCATTTGCTAcgcaaaaagaaattctttttttaacttttgggAGTTGATGCCCCCTCGCTACTTTCCATAATGGGAAAACCTTGTCACTGCTCGATGgtttagcaaaaaaaaaaaaagggaatggcTCCTTTCGCTTCTTGAACTTCGTGGTGTTATGCTGGTCTTTCTATATTTTATGCTGGTATAAGACGAATGGTAATgctctttttttgtaaaattttttatgttccaTCCAGGTTACATCCTTGGGGCATTTCGGCATTCTTATTGCCGTACGCGATAGAGTTACGCGTGTACAGCATGCATTATCTTCTATCTCAAGGTTCTTCAATGCAAGGATGacatttttcttgtgtgtcttAAAAGGAAAGGGCAAAATGTCTTGCATATAGTAGAGAGATAAAGACAATAACCGTCTTCAAGTTCAAAGTCTCATAGATGTGACTGACTTCGGCCAACGACGATGCACCTCCCAAGCACAGCTATTTCACCCCAAAAAGTTTTAAGTTTGTTGTTCCTTGTGTGGTATTTGATGATGTTGTGTTATTGTCTGTACAAGAGAGAAATAGCGAGGGAAATGGACCAACATGAAAGTGTCGAGAGCAGCGGATTTATTCAGAAAAACGTAACGAAAACCATTTTAGTGTGGAACGGCGTCAGAAGGAAGGAAGTTCGAGTTTTTGGACAAGGTGACCAAATTTTTGTCAACCAAAGTTGCCCCGTCAATCACTGCGAGATCGTCACCAGTCGAACAGAACGTCCGATTGAAAGTTACGACGCCATAATCGTCGTCTTTCACGACGAATTA
The sequence above is drawn from the Daphnia pulicaria isolate SC F1-1A chromosome 1, SC_F0-13Bv2, whole genome shotgun sequence genome and encodes:
- the LOC124321098 gene encoding alpha-(1,3)-fucosyltransferase C-like, whose protein sequence is MVTKVIPFIREFSFPTIVFTKLRQSLFYSLAIFITVLIIFFYSISHNPSSSIIHHYNPLIQSILAFNLTNKFDNYLPTSLIFKNDNSSNNLANPSEIAGNDVKRILFWTPFFGVKDYGFGIGRDAFTKAKCPVNNCMTTTDRNLVNHSDAIIFHPFDVNVKDLPMHRTAHQRYILFFYEAYVSHRNFPVFQNPATNLEFFNWTMTYRRDSDIYGSSYGSITRRNQSAQLNTLPPLLLPEESPPDPSTFWQFSGLNQSRQHPAVANRTKSVAWFVTNCNTPSKREIFFRQVAKYIPIDIFGGCGPLKCLRGGSENCDQLLDDYKFYISAENSICPDYITEKFYRALEMGVVPVVYGGADYSAYAPPHSYINAADFESPQALADYLLLIERNPRLYSEYLDWNKDWEINKQKQSEGWCLLCQKLNAAQSKEQQQPNNNSSKVYRDMAKWYYETVSCIPGSTILNKYGIS